From a region of the Castanea sativa cultivar Marrone di Chiusa Pesio chromosome 10, ASM4071231v1 genome:
- the LOC142612413 gene encoding uncharacterized protein LOC142612413, with translation MCRSFPTTLKGAGREWFTRLPTSSIDSFEQLSSAFLRHFVGGQRPKRPADHLLTIKQGEKETLRSYVKRFTRETLEVDDADDKVQLTTFKARLRSREFVVSLAKNLPRTMAEMLLKAQKYMNAEDALAAIMDESRSKKEGRHEDERRG, from the coding sequence atgtgtcgttccttccctacCACGCTAAAGGGGGCTGGTAGGGAATGGTTCACGAGGCTGCCCACCTCATCTATTGACAGCTTCGAACAGTTAAGTAGCGCCTTCCTGCGCCATTTCGTCGGAGGGCAACGTCCTAAGAGACCCGCGGATCACCtgctcactattaagcaaggggaGAAGGAGACCTTGCGCTCGTACGTGAAGCGCTTCACTCGAGAGACCCTAGAAGTGGACGATGCAGACGACAAAGTACAGCTGACGACATTTAAGGCAAGGCTTAGGTCTCGGGAATTCGTCGTCTCGTTGGCAAAGAATCTGCCTCGgacgatggcagagatgctCTTGAAAGCGCAAAAATACATGAATGCCGAGGACGCGCTGGCAGCCATTATGGACGAGAGCAGGTCAAAAAAGGAGGGAAGGCACGAAGACGAACGTAGGGGGTAA